The genomic region TGGCCCTAGGTTGCCCCGATTGGCCAATGGCCTCGCGAGGTTATGTCGGGCAGATTAAGGCTTGTTAACCTTAACTGTCATATGCCCAACGACGGACTAGCAAAAAAGCTGAAACCCGCATTCTCTCGTTGACGGGTTGCAATACCAGCAAATATTCAAAGACTCAAAAGCATTGCTGTATAAGGGCTGAGTTTATCAATTTAGTCCAGCTTTGGAATATTGGACTAAACGCGCTCACCATGCGGGCTGATTAGTACACCCGCCACCAGCGCCCCATGTCTTACTTATGTCCGGGCTGTCACAGCCGGGGGCTTAGTTCTGGAAAAAGCGCAATTTTCCCTCCTTTTCCCTCCTTTACACTCTGACGACCTTTGCCCCGTAGCGATCGCGGTGGTGCCAGGGTGGAATGGGTTTATCAAATAAAGGCATTAGACCTTAATAGCCTAAGCTCCTAAACCCTTGTTCGGTTGTACCCATGATGGGCTAATCTCATCATGCCTTTAGAGGGTAAATCGATGGCCGCGATCGCCGTGGTGAATCAGAAGGGGGGCAGCTCCAAGAGCACAACTGCTGTGCACCTGGCCCAATGGCTACAGCAGCGGGGTGATGACGTTGCTTTGGTCGATGCTGATGCCCAGCGCAGCAGTTCTATCTGGGTGGAGGCCATGGGGAGCACTATCCCCGTTCACATCCTGGCCAGCCCCGACGACTTAATCGAGCAGATACCCGACATTGCCGAGCAGCACCAGCATGTGGTCATCGATGGCCCCGCTGGTTTGTCTGAAGCAACCAGGGCCATCCTGTTTCGGTGCGATTTTGCGCTGATACCTTGCCAGCCCACCGGCGTTGACCTGCGCAGCGCTGCCGATGCCATCAAGTTGGTTAAGCAGGCCCAGAGCGTGCGCAATGGCCCCCCAGGTGCTGCCGTATTCCTGGCCAGGGCGGTGAAGGGGACGCGGCTGAAGGATGAGGCGATCGCACTGCTGAGCCGGTCTAACGTGACCATCTGCAAAGCTGTCATTCACCAGCGCCAGGTG from Nodosilinea sp. FACHB-141 harbors:
- a CDS encoding AAA family ATPase — translated: MAAIAVVNQKGGSSKSTTAVHLAQWLQQRGDDVALVDADAQRSSSIWVEAMGSTIPVHILASPDDLIEQIPDIAEQHQHVVIDGPAGLSEATRAILFRCDFALIPCQPTGVDLRSAADAIKLVKQAQSVRNGPPGAAVFLARAVKGTRLKDEAIALLSRSNVTICKAVIHQRQVVADTFGQGATAWGMPGKPAADAAGEFDALFKEMMGMLP